A stretch of DNA from Micromonospora peucetia:
CTCACCGCACAGCGCTTCCCCCGCGCCGAGGGGCTCTTTCCCCAGCTGCGGACGGGTGACCACGGCTGGCTCGACGCCGACGGCTACCTCTACTTCCACGGCCGGCGCGACGACATCTACAAGGAACGCGGCATCCGGGTCAGCGTCACCGAGGTCGAGGCGGCAGCGCACCGGATACCGCAGGTGCAGGCCGCCGCCGTGCTACCGCCCCGCGCCGAGGACGGCACCGACTCGGCCACCCTGTTCGCGGTGGGCGAGCTGACCGCGCCGGAGGTGCTCGCCGCGCTGCGGACCGAAATCGACGAGATCAAGACGCCCCGGACCTGCCTGGTCGTCCCGGAGATCCCGCTGACCCGCAACGGCAAGGTCGACCGGGCCGAGCTGTACCGGATGTGGTCGGAGCGGGCCCGTGTCTGAGCTCGCGGAACTCTTCGACCGGCCGGACGCGCCACAGACCCCGGCGTACCTCTACGACCTGGACGAGCTGGCCCGCTCGTACGCCGCGCTGCGCGCCGCCCTGCCCACGCCCGCCGAGCTGTTCTACTCGCTCAAGGCCAACCCGCACCCGACGGTGGTCGCCGGCCTCACCGCCTCCGGGTGCCGGGCGGAGGTCTGCTCCCCCGGCGAGTTGCACGTCGCCCTGGCGGCCGGCTGCGATCCGGCCGAGATCCTCTACACCGGTCCCGGCAAGCGGGACGTCGACCTGGCCGACGCCGTACGGGCCGGGGTCGGGCTCTTCTCCGTCGACTCGCCGTACGGGCTGGACCAGCTCGACCGGGTGGCCGGCGAGCACGGCGCCGAGGTACGCGCGCTGGTGCGGATCAACGACGACACCCCGGCGCCCGGGCAGGGACTCACCATGACCGGCGTCGCCTCGCAGTTCGGCGCGGACGTGCGCTGGGTGCTGGACCGACCCGACCTGTTCGGGCCGCGCGGCCACGTCCGCCCGATCGGGTTCCACCTCTACATGGGCAGCAACGTCGACGGCGAGGACGCCCTGGTCGCCCAGTTCACCCAGTCCGTCGACACCGTACGGCGGCTGGCGGCGGCGACCGGGGTGCAGCCGGAGCTGATCGACCTGGGCGGCGGCTTCGGGGCGCCCTTCGCGCGGGCCGGCGGCCGACCGGACCTGCCCAAGCTGGCAGACCGGCTGACGGCGTTGCTGGACGACGCCTTCCCGGGCTGGCCGGGGCGCGGGCCGGGGGTCGCCTTCGAGTCGGGCCGGTACCTGGTCGGCACCTGCGGCACCCTGGTCACCCGGGTCCTGGACGTGAAGCGGTCGCAGGGCGCCACCGTGGTCGTGCTGGAGTCGGGCATCCACCACCTCGGCGGGATGTCCGGGCTGCGCCGGCTGCCGCCGATCGTGCCGGACCTGGTCACCGTGGACGCGGCGGCCGGCCCACCGGTGCCGGGGACCATCGTCACCGGGCCGCTGTGCACACCGCTGGACACCTGGGCCCGTTCCGCCGCCCTCCCACCGCTGGTCCCGGGCCAGCTGGTCGCCGTGCCCAACGTGGGCGCGTACGGCCTCTACGCCAGCCTGGTGGCCTTCCTCGCACATCCCATGCCGGTCGAGGTCACCGTCGCCGGGGGCCGGATCACCGGCGTGACCCGGCTGGAGCTCACCCGGCACACCGTCATCGGCAGCGACAGGGGTTGATCTGACAATGGACGCCGCTTTTCCGGACCTGCTCAAGCCGTTCCTCAAGTACGCGGGAACGCAGCCCATCACCGCCGAGGCCTCGCTCAACGAACTGGGCCTGGACTCCATGCGCGCGATCGAGCTGCTGTTCACCATCGAGGACACCTACGGCGTGTCCATGCCCGACGAGTTGCTGACCGACAGCACCTTCGCCACCGCGGGCAGCCTCTGGAGCACCATCGAGTCGCTGCGGGGACGGGCAGCGTGAGCGCCGCGACCGGGGCGGCCCGCCACGAGAGCGCGCTGGCGGAGGTGCTGGACGCTGCCGCCACGCACGCGGAGCACGCCGACGAGACGGCGGAGTTCCCCACCGCAGCGCTGGACGCGATGCGGGCCACCGGCCTGCTCGGCCTGCTGGTGCCGGCGGAGCACGGCGGCGGTGGCGGCGGGCTCGGCGACCTCGTCGACGTGACCCTGCGGCTGGCCCGGGTCGACATGTCCGTCGCCTTGATCTTCGCGATGCACTGCCAGCAGGTCGTGGCCGTGGTCCGGCACGCCGACGGTCCCCTCGCCGAGCGGCTCCTGCCGGCCCTCGGCAAGGGAGACGTCTACCTCGCCTCGGTCACCACCGAGCGGGGCAAGGGCGGGCACCTGCTCAGCTCGGAGTCGGCGGTCCAGCAGGACGCCGGGATGTTGACGATCGACCGGGACGCCCCGATCGTGACCGGTGGCCAGCACGCGGACGCGTACCTCATCACCACGCTGGCGCCGGACGCCACCTCGCCGAGTCAGGTGTCCCTGGTGTACGCCCGCCGCGACCAGCTCACCCTGGAGGTACGCGGCGGGTGGCAGCCACTCGGGATGCGGGCCACCCAGAGCGTGCCGATGCGGCTGACCGGGCGGGTGCCGGCCGACCAGGTGATCGGTGCCCCCGGGAAGTTCCGCGAGATCGTCGCCCCCACCTTCGGCCCGCTGGCGCACATCGGCTGGTCGGCGGCGTGGCTCGGCGCGGCGACCGGCGCGCTGTCCCGGATCCTGCACCACATCCGCGACGCCGGCCGGGGCCAGTTCGATCCCTCCTCGGAGCTGCTGCTGACCCGGCTGGCCCGGGTCCGGGGCCGGCTCGACCTGATCAACGCGCTGCTGCGACACACCGTCGCCGCCGTGGACGCCGCCCCGGACGTGGCCGACCCGTCGACCCAACTGCTGGTCAACTCCCTGAAGGTGCAAGCCGCCGAGCAGTGCTTCGCCGCCGCCGACGAGATGGTGGAGCTGGTCGGTCTGCGGCACGGCTACCTCAGGTCGTCGCCGCTGTACCTGGAGCGGGTCTTCCGGGACCTCCGCTCGGCCTCGTTGAACTACGCCAACGACCGGCTGCTGCTGGTCAACGGGGCGCTGACGCTGCGGGACCGGCAGGTGCACCTTGCCTGAGCTGCGGACGGCACCGGCGACGGCCCCCGCCGGGCCCGTCCCGGCGGCATCCGACACCGGTGGCGACGTGGCCGCGCGTACCGAGGCGGCGCTGCGCGGGCTGGCGACCCCCGGGGACGCCCAGGCGCTCTGGCGGACGCTCGGCGACCACGGCCTGCTGCGTGACCTCGGGCCGGACGGGCTGCCGGGACTCCTCGCCACCCTCGACGCGCACTGCCCGGTCGGGGTGGTGCTGTCGGTCTGCGTCCAGGTCGCCAGCGCGCTGCCGGTCCTGGCCGAACAGGTCGACGCGGAGCGGGAGGACGGGCCGCTGCGGGCCGCGTACCTCGACACGGTCTCCGGTCGCGCGACGCTCGCGCTGGCCGCGACGGACCGCGACGGTGCCGGCTCCGACCTGATGGAACTCGGCACGACGGTACGGCTCGACGACCGGTCACTGGTGCTCGACGGCGGGAAGCGGTGGATCACCAATGCCCGCACCGCCGGGCACGCGCTCGTGCTGGCCCGGCACCGCCCGCAGCGGCACTTCACCAGTTTCGTGTGGGTGCTGGTGCCGATGGATTCCCCCGGCGTCCGGGTGTCCGCGACCCGGGGCACCCCGCTGTCCGGTGCCGGCCTGGGCGACCTGCACTTCGACGGCGTACGCCTGGACCGGTCGTACCTGGTCGGCCGGCCCGGCCGGGGAATGGTCAGCTTCGCCCGGCACATCGCCACGGAACGTTTCGCCGGTGGCGTGTGGGCCGCCGCGATGTGCCGGCGGGTGCTCGCCGACACCCACCGCCGGCTCGTCGAGCGTCCCCTCGGTGGCGGCCGGGCCTGGGACAACCCGGCGATCCGGGAGCGGTTCGCCCGGTGCGTGGTGGAGGCGTGGCGGATCGGGGCGGCCTGCGACGCCCACCGGGGGAGCACCGAGCCCCTGGTGACCAGCATGCTGCTCAAGACCTCGGTGGCGCAGAGCCTGGACCTGGTGCTCGGCGAGTGCGCCGCCCTGATCGGCGCGGAGGCGTACGCCGAGGGCGGGCTGGCGCAGCTGCGGGCCGCGGCCGGCATGTTCGCCACCGCCGGCGGCGCCACCGGCGCGATGCTGGCCGGGATCGCCGAGCACGTGCCCGACCTGCTCCGGAGCGGGCCGTGGTCGCGATGACCGCCCCGGACCCCCGGTTCGCGGGGCTGAGCTGCTACACCAGCAACCTGGCCGGCTACCAGGCCGGCGAGTTCGCCGACACCCCGGACCGGTTCGCCGACTCGGTACGCGTCGCGGTGCGCACGGACCTGCCGGAGGGGCAGCTCGCCTTCTCCCACCACCGGGTGCCGCTGCACCGGCTGCCGGACGGCACCCGGCTGGCCTGGGCCACCGCCGGGCCGGACGGGGTCGTCGACCGCGTCGACGCGGAGCTGCGCCGCCACGGCCGGGTGCTGGTGGTCACCGACAACGCGGCGTTGCCCTGGTCACCGTCGGCCGACGGCACCGGGCACGCGCCACACTGGCTGCTGCTCGACGACCGGCGCGGCGACGACTGGCACGTGGTCGACGGGTTCAGCGGGCTGCTGCCCGCCGGCGAGCAGGAGCCGTACGCCGGCTGGCTCGGCACCGCCGGGCTGCTCGCCGCGATGACCCCGCCGCCGACCTGGCACCCGGAACAGGACCGGCGCAACGCGTTGGCCTTCGGCTTCTGGCTGCCCCCGCCGGGCGGCGCGCAGCCGCACTGGCTGGCCCGTACGGACGGTGCCGGGGACGAGCCGGGGCTGCCCGGTGACTGGCTGCTGGACGAGGGCGAGGCCCTGGAGTTCCTGTGCGAGCACGTCGTCGCGCACCCGGAGGCCGCCGGGTCGCATCTGGACGACCTCTGGGCCGTCGCGCAGCACCGGACGTTCCGGTACCGCCACCTCGGCGACGACGAGGCGGTCCGGGCCTGGGCGGACCTGCCCCGGGCACTGCGCTTCGCGGTGGAGTCGGCCCGCCGGGGACGCCCCCGCCCGGCGCTGGTCCGGACCACCTTCGACCACCTGCGGCACCTGGAACGAGACCGGTCGACCACCCCAACGCCGGCGGCGGTACGCCCGCACCGGCAGACCTTGTGAAGGATGTGCGATGCAGACCCGTTCCCTCTACGACTGGTTCCGTACGTCAGCCCGGCTGCACCCGGACAACGTGGCGATCGAGGTCGCCTCGGACGCACTGACCTACGCCGAGTTGCGGGCCGCGGCCGAGCGGTTGTCGGCCGCCATGCAGCGGGTGCCGGGGCGGCCACCCCGACGGGTCGGGCTGCTCACCTCCCGCAGCCTCGTCGGTTACGTCGCCTACCTGGCCGCGCTGCGGCTCGGTGCGACGGTGGTGCCGCTCAATCCCGCCAATCCGGCGGCCCGCAACCTCGCCATCGCCGACGAGGCGGGGCTCGACCTGGTCATGGTCGACGACACCTCCGGCGACGGGCTGGCCGAGTTCCGGGCGCAGACCACCGTCACGGTCCTCGACCTGACCGGTGAGGGCTGGCGCCGGTTCCTCGCTCCCGGCGGCGGCCAGGAGGTCCCGCCGGAGGTGGAGCGGGGCCGCGACGACTTCGCCTACATCATCTTCACCAGCGGCACCACCGGAAAGCCCAAAGGCGTGCCGGCAACCCACGCCAACGTCGACTCGTTCCTCACCGAGGTGATCAAGAGGTACCGGTTCCGGCCCGAGTCGCGGGTCTCGCAGACCTTCGAGATGTGCTTCGACGGCTCGATCCTGGCGATGTTCGGCGCCTGGGGCACCGGCGCCACCCTCTGCGTGGCCCAACGCGGCGACGTGCTGACGCCGGTGCGCTTCATCAACACGAAGCGGCTCACGCACTGGTTGTCCGTACCGTCGCTGATCTCGTTCGCCAAGCGGCTGCGGGCCCTCGCGCCGGACAGCATGCCGACCCTGCGGCTGAGTTCCTTCGGTGGGGAGCCGCTCACCATCGAGCAGGTCAACGACTGGACGGCCGCCGCACCGAACACCGCGGTGATCAACTGCTACGGCCCGACCGAGACCACGGTCATCGTCACCGCGTACGAGGTGCCCGCCGACCCGGCCGCCCGGATCGAGTCGTCGAACCGGTCGGTGCCGATCGGGGACATCTACCCGCACCTCGACTACGTGCTGCTCGACGAGGACCTGCGCCCGGGCGACGACGGCGAACTGTGTGTCCGCGGCGAGCAGCGTTTCCCCGGCTACCTGGACCCGGCGGAGAACGCGGGCCGGTTCGTCTCCTTCGACGGCGACCGGGGCCGGCTCTACGACGGCACCGGGCCGCTGACCGCCGAGCACTGGTACCGCACCGGCGACCGGGTCCGCCGCGAGTTCGGCGAGTTGGTGCACCAGGGCCGGATCGACCACCAGGTGAAGGTGCGCGGCAACCGCGTCGAGCTGGCCGAGATCGAGGCCGCGCTGCGCGCCCACACCGACGTGGTGGAGGCCGTGGTGCTCACCGTGGCCGGCACCGACGGGGAGTTGGACCTGCACGCCGTCTACACCGGCACGTCGCTCGCCGACGACGACCTCACCCGGCTGGTGGGGCACCTTCCCCCGTACATGCGGCCACATGCGTTCCACCACCGGGCCGAGATCCCGCTGACCGAGGTCGACAAGGTCGATCGCAAGCGGTTGACCTCCGAACTGCTCGCCCCCCGTGGCTGAGCGGCGCGCCGGGGCCGCCCCGGACCTGATCCCCGCCACCGCCATGCAGGAGTCCCTGTGGTGGGTGCACCAGCGGGCTCGCAACCGGTCCGTCTACCACCTCACCTGGCGGCTCGCGGTCGACCAGCCGCTCGACGAGGCGGCGCTGCTCGTCGCCTGGCAGGCGATGGTCGACCGGCACGAGGCGTTGCGGACCTCGGTCGTACGCCAGGCGGACGCCGTCACGTTGGTGGTGGCGCCCCGGATCGTGGTGGGCCTGCACCGGGTGGAGGTGGACGACCCGGGCCCCGCCGATCCGGGCACCCTGCTGCGGCTCGTCGCCGAGGAGGTGCACGCCGGGCCGATGGAACCGGAGACGGCACCGCTGGCCCGGATCACCCTGGTCCGGGTCGGCGACCGGCACGAGGTGCTGCTGACCGTGCACCACGTGGTGCTGGACGGTTGGGCGGTCCAGTTGCTCGTCGGCGAGCTGTCCGAGGCGTACGCGGCCGTGCGGGAGGGGCGTGCCGTGAGCTTCGCGGCCGACCCGGTGCCGTTCAGCACGTACGCGCGAGAGCAGGCGGCGGCGCGCGTGGACGGGCGGTGGGACAAGAGCCTGGCGTACTGGTGCGACGCGCTCGCCGACGCCGCCTCCGCCGTGCTGGAGCCCGACCTGCCGGGCGAGGTGGCCAGCGGTGCACCCGGTGCGATCCTGCGCTACGGCTTCAGCGTCGAGGCGGGCGCCGGGATCGCCGCGCTGGCGAAGGCCACCTTCGCCACCCCGTTCGCGATCATCCTCGGCGCGGCGCAGCTCGTGCTCGCCCGGGCCGGCGCCGGACCGGACGTGGCGGTGGGCGTGGTGACCGCGAACCGGATGACCGCCCGCGACCAGGCGTTGCTCGGCTACACCGCCAACCTCTGCGTGGCCCGGGCCAGGGTCACCGACGCGGACACCGTCGCCGGGGTGGTGGGCGCCGCCCGGGACGGGATGTGGCAGATGCTGGCCCACCAGGCGGTGCCGTACCCGGTGGTGTTCGGGGCGCTGCCCGAGGAGACCCGGACCGCGCTCGGTGACCCCGCGCCGCTGCTGCTGAGCTACCTCGGCCCGATCGGCACCGACCTGCGACTCGGCGCGGTGCCGGCGACGCTGCTGCCCAGCCCGAACCGGGCCGCCCGGGCCGACCTGGCGATGTCCGCCTGGGAGGCCGACGGCGGCTACCTCGCCGAGATCGAATACCACACCGGGCGGTACCGGGAGAGCAGCGTGCTGGCCCTGCTGCACGACCTGGACGCGGTGCTGGCCGACGGCGGCGCCGAGCCGCAGCGCACGGTCGGCTCGTTCGACGTCGCCACCCGAGCCCGTACCGGCCGCGCGGCCCCGGTCGCCGTGGACGCCGACCGGGCGGCCGGCCCGCTGCCCGAGTCGACGGACTGGCAGCGGGTCGTCGCCACCTGGACCGACGTGCTCGGCGGCCCGCCGGCCGGGCCGGACGTCGACTTCTTCGCCGCCGGCGGCAACTCGCTGAGCGCCCTCCGGCTGGTGGACGCGCTGGCCGCCGACGGGCAGCCGGCGGTGGACGTCGTGCGGTGGCTGGGCGAGCCGACCCCCCGCCGGCTGGCCGACCTGCTGGGCAACGGGTCGCAGTCGGCGCCGGCGGAGTCGACCCTGGTGGGGCTGCGGGACGGCCCGGGGCCGCACCTGCACCTCGTGCACGGCGCCGGGGGCAGCCCGCAGGACTACCAGGACCTGCTGGCGGAGTTGCCGGAGCACTGGCGGGTGACCGCCTCCCGCGACAGCGCGGAACTGCCGACGGTGCCGGCGCTGGCCCGCCGGTACCAGGCCGACCTGGACGCCGCCGGCCTGGTCCCGGACCTGCTCGGCGGGTGGTCGTTCGGCGGTCAGGTCGCCTACCAGATGGCCGCCGACCAGGTCGGGCGGCGGCCCGCGCTGGTGCTGCTGGACTCCGCCCCGCCGGTCGGCTACGAGCTGCCGGCCGACGACGTCCGGCAACGCTTCGACACCTTCACCGAGAACATCCACCGGGCTCTCGACCTGGAACCGGACGCCCCGAGGCCCCGGGTGACGGGCGGTACGGAGCCGGCCGGCTTCGACGAGCGGCTGGCCGTCGGCACGCTCGCGGCCTGCCTGGCGGCCGTCCGGCAGCCCGTGCCGACAGCGCTGTTGGCGCACCGGTGGCGCAGCTACGAGCGCCACGTACGGGCCAGTGCCGAGTACGTCCACGACGGCCCGGTCGACACTCCCGCGCTGGTGATCGGCGCGGACCTGCTCGACGCGCAGCTCACCCAGTGGGCGGCCCGGCTCGGGGCACCGCGGTCCCAACGGATCGGGACCGACCACTTCGGAGTGTTGCATTCCGCCGCCGTGGCGCTGGTGGCGGCGGCCGTCATCGATTTCGCGCGCGTCGCGGCGGCGCGAGGTTAAACCAAGGAGGAATCCGTGTTCGACTCGAGAGTCTTGTACCAGGAACTGCGGGAGCATGTGGAACGCGACGTCGCACCGGACGACATCGCC
This window harbors:
- a CDS encoding type III PLP-dependent enzyme; this translates as MSELAELFDRPDAPQTPAYLYDLDELARSYAALRAALPTPAELFYSLKANPHPTVVAGLTASGCRAEVCSPGELHVALAAGCDPAEILYTGPGKRDVDLADAVRAGVGLFSVDSPYGLDQLDRVAGEHGAEVRALVRINDDTPAPGQGLTMTGVASQFGADVRWVLDRPDLFGPRGHVRPIGFHLYMGSNVDGEDALVAQFTQSVDTVRRLAAATGVQPELIDLGGGFGAPFARAGGRPDLPKLADRLTALLDDAFPGWPGRGPGVAFESGRYLVGTCGTLVTRVLDVKRSQGATVVVLESGIHHLGGMSGLRRLPPIVPDLVTVDAAAGPPVPGTIVTGPLCTPLDTWARSAALPPLVPGQLVAVPNVGAYGLYASLVAFLAHPMPVEVTVAGGRITGVTRLELTRHTVIGSDRG
- a CDS encoding condensation domain-containing protein — protein: MAERRAGAAPDLIPATAMQESLWWVHQRARNRSVYHLTWRLAVDQPLDEAALLVAWQAMVDRHEALRTSVVRQADAVTLVVAPRIVVGLHRVEVDDPGPADPGTLLRLVAEEVHAGPMEPETAPLARITLVRVGDRHEVLLTVHHVVLDGWAVQLLVGELSEAYAAVREGRAVSFAADPVPFSTYAREQAAARVDGRWDKSLAYWCDALADAASAVLEPDLPGEVASGAPGAILRYGFSVEAGAGIAALAKATFATPFAIILGAAQLVLARAGAGPDVAVGVVTANRMTARDQALLGYTANLCVARARVTDADTVAGVVGAARDGMWQMLAHQAVPYPVVFGALPEETRTALGDPAPLLLSYLGPIGTDLRLGAVPATLLPSPNRAARADLAMSAWEADGGYLAEIEYHTGRYRESSVLALLHDLDAVLADGGAEPQRTVGSFDVATRARTGRAAPVAVDADRAAGPLPESTDWQRVVATWTDVLGGPPAGPDVDFFAAGGNSLSALRLVDALAADGQPAVDVVRWLGEPTPRRLADLLGNGSQSAPAESTLVGLRDGPGPHLHLVHGAGGSPQDYQDLLAELPEHWRVTASRDSAELPTVPALARRYQADLDAAGLVPDLLGGWSFGGQVAYQMAADQVGRRPALVLLDSAPPVGYELPADDVRQRFDTFTENIHRALDLEPDAPRPRVTGGTEPAGFDERLAVGTLAACLAAVRQPVPTALLAHRWRSYERHVRASAEYVHDGPVDTPALVIGADLLDAQLTQWAARLGAPRSQRIGTDHFGVLHSAAVALVAAAVIDFARVAAARG
- a CDS encoding acyl-CoA dehydrogenase family protein: MSAATGAARHESALAEVLDAAATHAEHADETAEFPTAALDAMRATGLLGLLVPAEHGGGGGGLGDLVDVTLRLARVDMSVALIFAMHCQQVVAVVRHADGPLAERLLPALGKGDVYLASVTTERGKGGHLLSSESAVQQDAGMLTIDRDAPIVTGGQHADAYLITTLAPDATSPSQVSLVYARRDQLTLEVRGGWQPLGMRATQSVPMRLTGRVPADQVIGAPGKFREIVAPTFGPLAHIGWSAAWLGAATGALSRILHHIRDAGRGQFDPSSELLLTRLARVRGRLDLINALLRHTVAAVDAAPDVADPSTQLLVNSLKVQAAEQCFAAADEMVELVGLRHGYLRSSPLYLERVFRDLRSASLNYANDRLLLVNGALTLRDRQVHLA
- a CDS encoding acyl-CoA dehydrogenase family protein, producing the protein MAARTEAALRGLATPGDAQALWRTLGDHGLLRDLGPDGLPGLLATLDAHCPVGVVLSVCVQVASALPVLAEQVDAEREDGPLRAAYLDTVSGRATLALAATDRDGAGSDLMELGTTVRLDDRSLVLDGGKRWITNARTAGHALVLARHRPQRHFTSFVWVLVPMDSPGVRVSATRGTPLSGAGLGDLHFDGVRLDRSYLVGRPGRGMVSFARHIATERFAGGVWAAAMCRRVLADTHRRLVERPLGGGRAWDNPAIRERFARCVVEAWRIGAACDAHRGSTEPLVTSMLLKTSVAQSLDLVLGECAALIGAEAYAEGGLAQLRAAAGMFATAGGATGAMLAGIAEHVPDLLRSGPWSR
- a CDS encoding amino acid adenylation domain-containing protein — protein: MQTRSLYDWFRTSARLHPDNVAIEVASDALTYAELRAAAERLSAAMQRVPGRPPRRVGLLTSRSLVGYVAYLAALRLGATVVPLNPANPAARNLAIADEAGLDLVMVDDTSGDGLAEFRAQTTVTVLDLTGEGWRRFLAPGGGQEVPPEVERGRDDFAYIIFTSGTTGKPKGVPATHANVDSFLTEVIKRYRFRPESRVSQTFEMCFDGSILAMFGAWGTGATLCVAQRGDVLTPVRFINTKRLTHWLSVPSLISFAKRLRALAPDSMPTLRLSSFGGEPLTIEQVNDWTAAAPNTAVINCYGPTETTVIVTAYEVPADPAARIESSNRSVPIGDIYPHLDYVLLDEDLRPGDDGELCVRGEQRFPGYLDPAENAGRFVSFDGDRGRLYDGTGPLTAEHWYRTGDRVRREFGELVHQGRIDHQVKVRGNRVELAEIEAALRAHTDVVEAVVLTVAGTDGELDLHAVYTGTSLADDDLTRLVGHLPPYMRPHAFHHRAEIPLTEVDKVDRKRLTSELLAPRG
- a CDS encoding phosphopantetheine-binding protein, which encodes MDAAFPDLLKPFLKYAGTQPITAEASLNELGLDSMRAIELLFTIEDTYGVSMPDELLTDSTFATAGSLWSTIESLRGRAA